One window of the Thermasporomyces composti genome contains the following:
- a CDS encoding YbhB/YbcL family Raf kinase inhibitor-like protein has product MSTPKAPFGFNPYDYLPPVATFSVTSTDIKDGGSLPKPQLSGVMGAGGEDASPQLSWSGFPAETRSFAVTVYDPDAPTASGFWHWAVYNIPASVTELPSRAGTPGGPGLPEGAVTLANDAGLKQYVGAAPPPGHGPHRYFFVVHAVDVETLELPEGASCAYLGFNLFMHSIGRATLVATHENPG; this is encoded by the coding sequence ATGAGCACACCGAAGGCGCCGTTCGGCTTCAACCCCTACGACTATCTTCCGCCGGTGGCCACGTTCAGCGTGACGAGCACCGACATCAAAGACGGGGGGTCTCTGCCGAAGCCGCAGCTGTCCGGGGTCATGGGTGCGGGTGGCGAGGACGCGTCGCCCCAGTTGTCGTGGAGTGGCTTCCCGGCCGAGACCCGCAGCTTCGCCGTCACTGTCTATGACCCGGACGCTCCCACGGCGAGTGGCTTCTGGCACTGGGCGGTCTACAACATCCCAGCGAGTGTCACGGAGCTTCCTTCCCGCGCGGGGACTCCCGGTGGGCCAGGTCTGCCGGAGGGCGCTGTGACGCTGGCCAATGACGCGGGTTTGAAGCAGTACGTCGGCGCGGCGCCGCCGCCTGGCCACGGGCCGCATCGGTACTTCTTCGTGGTGCACGCCGTCGATGTCGAGACTCTCGAGCTGCCCGAGGGCGCGTCGTGTGCCTACCTTGGCTTCAACCTCTTCATGCATTCCATTGGCCGGGCGACCTTGGTGGCGACCCACGAGAATCCGGGCTGA
- a CDS encoding lysophospholipid acyltransferase family protein, with protein MSTRRMGPVRFVRETAQEVRMVARAWRWGRRPLVPRSAEPFQPPKQPHVFPTAWARTPVANAVRDIVQRAGLRPLLHSTVTPQVAGLDVLTRVKPPVLFVANHSSHLDTPMILCTLPDEWRRRTAVAAAADYFFDTWWRATGSAMVFNTFPIERRGGALSSTPGDLLDEGWNVVVYPEGTRSVDGWVGRFRMGAAWLAVDHRVPVVPIAIRGSYAAMPRGRGWPQPGRLPVRIRYGEPIWPEEGEGPRAFAPKIRDAVARLLDEDATTWWDATRRAARGETPDPAGPPIATWRRIWAQTEPPGRDGRPRAWR; from the coding sequence ATGAGCACGCGGCGCATGGGTCCGGTGCGGTTCGTTCGCGAGACCGCCCAAGAAGTGCGGATGGTGGCCCGCGCCTGGCGGTGGGGTCGACGGCCTCTCGTGCCGCGCAGCGCCGAGCCGTTCCAGCCGCCGAAGCAGCCCCACGTGTTTCCCACCGCGTGGGCGCGAACCCCGGTGGCGAACGCTGTCCGCGACATCGTGCAGCGCGCGGGTCTGCGGCCCCTGCTGCATTCCACGGTCACGCCGCAGGTCGCCGGCCTCGACGTGCTCACCAGGGTGAAGCCACCAGTGCTGTTCGTGGCCAATCACTCCTCGCACCTGGACACGCCGATGATCCTCTGCACGTTGCCCGACGAGTGGCGGCGTCGGACGGCGGTGGCCGCGGCGGCGGACTACTTCTTCGACACCTGGTGGCGGGCGACCGGTTCGGCGATGGTGTTCAACACCTTCCCGATCGAGCGGCGCGGTGGTGCCCTGTCGTCGACACCAGGTGACCTGCTCGACGAGGGCTGGAACGTCGTCGTCTACCCCGAGGGCACCCGCTCGGTCGACGGGTGGGTGGGACGCTTCCGCATGGGCGCTGCCTGGCTCGCGGTCGATCATCGGGTTCCGGTCGTCCCCATCGCCATTCGAGGCTCGTACGCGGCCATGCCGCGTGGTCGCGGCTGGCCCCAGCCGGGCCGCCTGCCGGTTCGGATTCGGTACGGCGAGCCGATCTGGCCTGAGGAGGGGGAGGGGCCGCGGGCGTTCGCGCCGAAGATCCGTGACGCCGTGGCCCGCCTCTTGGACGAGGACGCCACGACGTGGTGGGACGCGACCCGACGGGCAGCGCGAGGGGAGACACCCGACCCAGCGGGTCCGCCGATCGCCACGTGGCGACGAATCTGGGCGCAGACGGAGCCACCGGGGAGGGATGGTCGTCCGCGGGCGTGGCGTTGA
- a CDS encoding lactate racemase domain-containing protein — MSRPGFVLEVDDRTPPLVVHEGEGFRLEKFPIGTRVVYPPESLPGLRDVDGAIRHALENPENSEPLRALLRPGMRLTIAFDDVSLPLPPMRAPDIRQRVIEQVLTIAAERGVDDVHIIAALALHRRMTPSELKHAVGERVYRSFAPQGLLYNHDAEDPDNLEFIGTTDQGEEVEINKRAATSDLLVYVNINLVPMDGGHKSVPIGLASYRSLRHHHNSHTMVHSRSFMDPENSAMHHSAWRMGRLLNQHVKIFTIETTLNNDVFPPPYDFLNKREWEWSVRDQAAMLAARRALAITPPKLKRRIFQSIRAPYGVTGVHAGETEAVHKKTLANVFRQQAVEVQGQTDVLIMGVPYLGPYNVNAPMNPILATCMGLGYFFNSYRGKPLVRKGGAVILYHPVPYEFSQLHHPSYIDFFEEVLAESTDPATIEQNFEKQYATDPWYIHLYRTSYAYHGVHPFYMWYWAAHAMDHVGDVVWVGANRKTVQRMGFRAASTLEDALEMVSGTVGRSPTITYTHNPPHLIADVR; from the coding sequence GTGAGCCGACCAGGATTCGTACTCGAGGTCGACGACCGTACGCCGCCGCTGGTCGTCCATGAGGGTGAGGGCTTCCGGTTGGAGAAGTTCCCGATCGGAACCCGCGTGGTGTACCCGCCCGAGTCCCTGCCCGGGTTGCGTGACGTCGACGGCGCGATCCGGCACGCGCTGGAGAACCCGGAGAACTCCGAGCCCCTGCGGGCGCTGCTGCGGCCGGGCATGCGGCTCACCATCGCGTTCGACGACGTCTCCCTGCCGCTGCCACCGATGCGGGCTCCTGACATCCGGCAGCGCGTCATCGAGCAGGTGCTCACCATCGCCGCGGAGCGGGGTGTCGACGACGTCCACATCATCGCCGCGCTCGCGTTGCATCGGCGGATGACGCCGAGCGAGCTCAAGCACGCGGTCGGGGAGCGGGTCTACCGGTCGTTCGCACCTCAGGGCCTGCTCTACAACCACGACGCCGAGGACCCCGACAACCTGGAGTTCATCGGCACCACCGACCAGGGCGAGGAGGTCGAGATCAACAAGCGGGCGGCCACGTCCGACCTGCTGGTCTACGTCAACATCAACCTCGTCCCCATGGACGGCGGGCACAAGTCGGTGCCGATCGGTCTGGCGTCGTACCGCTCACTGCGGCACCACCACAACAGTCACACGATGGTGCACTCCCGCTCGTTCATGGATCCCGAGAACTCAGCCATGCACCACTCGGCGTGGCGGATGGGACGCCTGCTGAACCAGCACGTCAAGATCTTCACGATCGAGACGACACTCAACAACGACGTCTTCCCACCGCCGTATGACTTCCTGAACAAGCGCGAGTGGGAGTGGAGCGTCCGGGACCAGGCCGCGATGCTCGCCGCGCGGCGTGCTCTCGCGATCACCCCGCCGAAGCTGAAGCGGCGGATCTTCCAGAGCATCCGCGCGCCGTACGGTGTCACCGGGGTGCACGCGGGCGAGACGGAAGCGGTGCACAAGAAGACGCTCGCCAACGTCTTCCGCCAGCAGGCGGTCGAGGTGCAGGGGCAGACGGACGTGTTGATCATGGGCGTGCCCTACCTGGGGCCGTACAACGTCAACGCGCCCATGAACCCCATCCTGGCCACCTGCATGGGCTTGGGCTACTTCTTCAACTCCTACCGGGGGAAACCGCTGGTGCGGAAGGGTGGCGCGGTCATCCTCTACCACCCGGTGCCGTACGAGTTCAGCCAGCTGCACCACCCCAGCTACATCGACTTCTTCGAGGAGGTGCTCGCCGAGTCCACCGACCCGGCGACGATCGAGCAGAACTTCGAGAAGCAGTACGCCACCGACCCGTGGTACATCCACCTGTACCGCACCTCGTACGCCTACCACGGTGTCCACCCGTTCTACATGTGGTACTGGGCCGCGCACGCCATGGACCACGTCGGCGACGTGGTGTGGGTTGGGGCGAACCGTAAGACCGTGCAGCGGATGGGCTTCCGGGCCGCGTCGACGTTGGAGGACGCACTGGAGATGGTGAGTGGAACGGTCGGCCGATCGCCAACCATCACCTACACCCACAACCCGCCCCACCTGATCGCGGACGTCCGATGA
- a CDS encoding zinc-dependent alcohol dehydrogenase encodes MMLALEMYRSLPRYVAARAVGGRIPGILTGPAAPVRLVNREEPRVSGPGWARVQPILSGICGSDLGALFGQTSLYFSALVSMPFVPGHEVVGVLQDDCEDLPQGTRVVLDPVLACAARGVERCESCARGDTNRCDRVTVGHVSPGLQTGYCADTGGGWGGLLVAHRSQLHPVPDDLSDERAVLVEPLACAVHTARRAQVPEGGSVLISGAGAVGLFATLAVRELTNAGRISVVAKYPRQRELAKAFGATDVLAPDEVPARVRRTTQAFRLTPERGGEFLLGGVDVAIDAVGSKESLNTVLRVTRAGGRVVLSGMPASGVDLSPVWFRELEVTGTYASPGREAFETAFELAATAPLDGVVGGRYPLYRWREALDHAHSAGRLGTVKVAFDVRSSR; translated from the coding sequence ATGATGCTCGCGTTGGAGATGTACCGCTCGTTGCCCCGCTACGTCGCGGCCCGGGCGGTCGGTGGTCGGATCCCCGGTATCCTCACCGGACCCGCCGCGCCGGTTCGTCTGGTCAACCGGGAGGAGCCACGCGTCTCCGGGCCCGGGTGGGCCAGGGTCCAGCCCATCCTCTCGGGCATCTGCGGCTCCGACCTGGGCGCGTTGTTCGGCCAGACCTCTCTCTATTTCTCAGCTCTGGTCTCGATGCCGTTCGTGCCGGGCCATGAAGTGGTGGGCGTCTTGCAGGACGACTGCGAGGACCTCCCGCAGGGCACGCGCGTCGTGCTCGACCCGGTGCTCGCGTGCGCCGCACGAGGAGTCGAGCGGTGTGAGTCCTGTGCCCGCGGTGACACCAACCGGTGTGACCGGGTGACGGTCGGGCACGTGTCGCCGGGACTCCAGACCGGGTACTGCGCCGACACCGGCGGCGGTTGGGGCGGTCTGCTCGTGGCCCACCGAAGCCAGCTCCACCCGGTGCCGGACGACCTGTCCGACGAACGAGCGGTGCTCGTCGAACCGCTGGCCTGCGCGGTCCACACCGCTCGACGCGCGCAGGTGCCTGAGGGCGGATCGGTGCTGATCTCAGGCGCGGGAGCGGTCGGCCTTTTCGCCACGCTGGCGGTGCGGGAGCTGACCAACGCGGGTCGGATCAGCGTCGTGGCCAAGTACCCACGCCAGCGTGAGCTGGCGAAGGCGTTCGGCGCCACCGACGTGCTGGCGCCCGACGAGGTGCCAGCACGGGTGCGGCGCACCACGCAGGCCTTCCGGCTGACACCCGAGCGGGGTGGCGAGTTCCTGCTCGGCGGCGTCGACGTCGCCATCGACGCGGTGGGCAGCAAGGAGTCCCTCAACACCGTGCTCCGGGTGACCCGGGCCGGCGGCCGCGTCGTACTGTCAGGGATGCCAGCGAGTGGTGTCGACCTGTCGCCGGTGTGGTTCCGCGAGCTCGAGGTGACCGGCACCTACGCTTCGCCCGGCCGGGAGGCGTTCGAGACCGCGTTCGAACTCGCGGCCACCGCACCACTCGACGGTGTGGTCGGGGGCCGGTACCCGCTGTACCGCTGGCGGGAGGCACTCGACCACGCGCACTCCGCGGGCAGGTTGGGGACCGTGAAGGTGGCGTTCGACGTAAGGAGCAGCAGGTGA
- a CDS encoding HAD-IB family hydrolase translates to MKLRERLQGKRMLLTGVTGFVGEALLHRILRDLPDTHVVALVRPKGSLTGRARAEQLLSKPIFEEIRAKHGGEAAALLDTRVTVLEGDLTDVPELPGDLDIVIHCAGDVSFDPPIHEAFETNVLGTERLLRRILASGAEPHYVHVSTAYTAGRRRGAIPEAPVEHNVDWRTEARWGQALRDRIEETSRSPGVLSRLRREAEREHGRAGPITSAHDTERRRREWVDKKLVEAGRERARSLGWTDVYTFTKALGERVVEEVGAPLPVTIVRPSIIESALETPYPGWIEGFKMAEPLILAYGRGELPEFPASPDGVVDIVPVDHVVGATLAAAATPPPPGKPAYFHICSGSRNPLTFSRLYELVRSYFDAHPFDMNERGAVRLPTWRFPGGEAVDRLLGMSERAHKIADWAVRHAPRGERVRKLARELDQQQRRLDFLRRYLDLYRPYAEAELHFTDDRTMELLASLDEEDRRVFAFDTSVIDWKHYLIDVHCPSVTKSMRQYDVIRRRRGRRAPTVAKELPQGSDILAAFDMDGTLLSSNVIETYLWLRLPELDRVGRLREIGVLLRKLPGFIAAERRDRGGFLRAVYRRYQGADLAELERIVDEILTPHILERVSGAALRRVRAHRAAGHRTVLITGAIRPLTRPLAPLFDEIVAADLATDDWGRCTGFLTSPPLVGEARAAWLRRYASTHGFDLTRSYAYADSHSDLPMLRAVGRPVAVSPDVHLWREARKGRWPVEDWKTSGTVSRLTLPDRDLTGEPAS, encoded by the coding sequence GTGAAGCTGAGGGAACGACTCCAGGGGAAGCGGATGCTTCTCACCGGTGTCACCGGCTTCGTGGGCGAGGCGTTACTGCACCGCATCCTTCGTGACCTGCCGGACACCCACGTCGTGGCGCTCGTCCGCCCGAAGGGATCACTTACCGGACGTGCCCGCGCTGAGCAGCTGCTGAGCAAGCCGATCTTCGAGGAGATCCGGGCGAAGCACGGAGGCGAGGCGGCAGCACTGCTCGACACGCGGGTCACGGTGCTCGAGGGCGACCTCACCGACGTGCCGGAGCTGCCTGGCGACCTGGACATCGTCATCCACTGCGCTGGTGACGTGTCGTTCGACCCTCCGATCCACGAGGCGTTCGAGACCAATGTGCTGGGCACCGAACGCCTGCTGCGGCGCATCCTGGCCAGCGGCGCCGAGCCGCACTACGTCCACGTCTCGACCGCCTACACGGCCGGTCGGCGCCGCGGCGCGATCCCGGAGGCCCCCGTCGAGCACAACGTCGACTGGCGGACGGAGGCGCGGTGGGGCCAGGCGTTGCGGGACCGCATCGAGGAGACCTCCCGGTCGCCGGGGGTGCTGTCCAGGCTGCGCCGGGAAGCCGAGCGTGAGCACGGCCGCGCTGGCCCGATCACCTCGGCCCACGACACCGAGCGCCGGCGGCGGGAGTGGGTCGACAAGAAGCTCGTCGAGGCCGGACGGGAGCGGGCCCGCTCCCTCGGCTGGACCGACGTCTACACCTTCACCAAGGCTTTGGGGGAGCGGGTCGTCGAAGAGGTCGGCGCGCCACTCCCGGTCACGATCGTCCGGCCCAGCATCATCGAGAGCGCGTTGGAGACGCCTTACCCGGGCTGGATCGAGGGCTTCAAGATGGCCGAGCCGTTGATCCTGGCCTACGGGCGAGGTGAGCTGCCGGAGTTCCCCGCCAGTCCGGACGGGGTCGTCGACATCGTGCCCGTCGACCACGTGGTGGGGGCGACGCTGGCGGCCGCGGCGACGCCACCACCCCCGGGGAAGCCCGCGTACTTCCACATCTGCTCGGGCTCGCGGAACCCGCTCACCTTCAGCCGGCTCTACGAGCTGGTCCGCAGCTACTTCGACGCACACCCGTTCGACATGAACGAGCGCGGCGCGGTTCGCCTGCCGACGTGGCGTTTCCCCGGCGGGGAGGCGGTCGATCGGTTGCTCGGAATGAGCGAGCGGGCGCACAAGATCGCCGACTGGGCGGTCCGGCACGCTCCGCGTGGTGAGCGGGTCCGCAAGCTCGCCCGAGAGCTCGACCAGCAGCAGCGGCGGCTGGACTTTCTGCGCCGCTACCTGGACCTGTACCGGCCCTACGCCGAGGCCGAGCTGCACTTCACCGACGACCGGACGATGGAGCTGCTCGCCAGCCTCGACGAGGAGGACCGACGGGTCTTCGCCTTCGACACGTCCGTCATCGACTGGAAGCACTACCTCATCGACGTCCACTGCCCGAGCGTCACGAAGTCGATGCGGCAGTACGACGTCATCCGGCGACGCCGCGGCCGGCGGGCGCCGACGGTCGCCAAGGAGCTTCCGCAGGGCTCCGACATCCTCGCCGCGTTCGACATGGACGGCACCCTGCTGTCGAGCAACGTGATCGAGACCTACTTGTGGCTGCGGCTGCCCGAGCTTGACCGCGTGGGGAGACTGCGGGAGATCGGCGTGCTACTGCGGAAGCTGCCCGGCTTCATCGCCGCCGAGCGCCGTGACCGAGGTGGCTTCCTGCGCGCGGTCTACCGCCGCTACCAGGGTGCCGACCTGGCCGAGCTGGAGCGCATCGTCGACGAGATCCTCACCCCGCACATCCTGGAACGGGTCTCGGGCGCCGCGTTGCGCAGGGTTCGCGCGCACCGGGCGGCCGGTCACCGCACCGTGCTCATCACGGGCGCGATCCGGCCGCTGACGAGGCCACTCGCGCCGTTGTTCGACGAGATCGTCGCCGCCGATCTCGCTACCGACGACTGGGGCCGGTGCACCGGGTTCCTCACCTCGCCACCGTTGGTGGGAGAAGCCCGAGCCGCGTGGCTGCGCAGGTACGCCAGCACGCACGGCTTCGACCTGACCCGGTCCTACGCCTACGCCGACAGCCACTCCGACCTGCCGATGCTGCGGGCGGTCGGCCGGCCGGTGGCGGTGAGCCCGGACGTCCACCTGTGGCGGGAGGCCCGCAAGGGCCGGTGGCCCGTGGAGGACTGGAAGACCTCGGGCACGGTGTCCCGACTGACCCTGCCCGACCGTGACCTGACGGGGGAACCAGCCTCATGA
- the priA gene encoding bifunctional 1-(5-phosphoribosyl)-5-((5-phosphoribosylamino)methylideneamino)imidazole-4-carboxamide isomerase/phosphoribosylanthranilate isomerase PriA, with protein sequence MSLVLLPAVDVSDGQAVQLVQGRAGTGGQYGDPIEAALRWQRAGAEWIHLVDLDAAFGRGHNRDLLAEIIRRVDVQVELSGGLRDDDSLHWAMSAGAARVNIGTAALENPTWCAKAIAEYGDRVAIGLDVRGRTLAARGWTREGGDLFETLARLDAEGCARYVVTDVNKDGMLQGPNLDLLRSVCAATDRPIIASGGVSTLEDLRAIAKLVPLGVEGAIVGTALYTGAFTLEEALAAVG encoded by the coding sequence ATGAGCCTGGTCCTTCTTCCCGCCGTCGACGTCTCGGACGGACAGGCCGTCCAGCTGGTCCAGGGGCGTGCCGGCACCGGCGGACAGTACGGCGACCCCATCGAGGCCGCGCTGCGCTGGCAGCGGGCCGGTGCCGAGTGGATCCACCTGGTCGATCTCGACGCGGCGTTCGGGCGCGGTCACAACCGGGATCTCCTCGCCGAGATCATCCGGCGGGTCGACGTGCAGGTGGAGCTGTCTGGTGGGCTGCGCGACGACGACTCGCTGCACTGGGCGATGAGCGCTGGTGCCGCCCGCGTCAACATCGGCACCGCCGCGCTGGAGAACCCCACCTGGTGCGCGAAGGCGATCGCCGAGTACGGCGACCGGGTGGCGATCGGCCTGGACGTCCGTGGCCGTACGCTCGCCGCTCGTGGGTGGACCCGCGAGGGCGGCGACCTGTTCGAGACGCTGGCCCGCCTCGACGCCGAAGGCTGCGCCCGCTACGTCGTCACCGACGTCAACAAGGACGGCATGCTCCAGGGCCCCAACCTGGATCTGCTCCGCTCCGTGTGCGCGGCGACCGATCGGCCGATCATCGCCTCCGGCGGGGTCTCCACGCTCGAGGACCTGCGAGCCATCGCGAAGCTCGTCCCACTCGGGGTGGAGGGGGCGATCGTCGGGACGGCGCTCTACACCGGCGCGTTCACTCTCGAGGAAGCTCTCGCTGCGGTGGGCTGA
- the gmk gene encoding guanylate kinase produces MCPDQGRDGIRPGNLIVLTGPSGVGKGVVRELALARCPRMVLSVSVTTRPRRAHEIEGVDYFFRTEEQFAKLRAAGELLEWAEFAGAYYGTPRAWVEDRLAAGLDVLLEIEVQGAKQVLASHPDAVLVFLSPPSFEALRERLYRRGTDSPDKIALRLRKAEEELRERHLFRYEIVNDDVEVAAMNLVHIVHAERCRIRPERSGERT; encoded by the coding sequence ATGTGCCCCGACCAGGGTCGGGACGGGATCCGACCCGGCAACTTGATCGTCCTGACCGGACCCTCCGGCGTGGGCAAGGGAGTCGTCCGCGAGCTCGCGCTGGCCCGGTGCCCCCGGATGGTGTTGTCGGTTTCGGTGACGACCCGTCCGCGGCGTGCCCACGAGATCGAGGGCGTGGACTACTTCTTCCGCACCGAGGAGCAGTTCGCCAAGCTGCGCGCGGCGGGTGAGCTGCTCGAGTGGGCCGAGTTCGCCGGCGCCTACTACGGCACACCCCGCGCCTGGGTGGAGGACCGGCTGGCGGCGGGGTTGGACGTCCTGCTCGAGATCGAGGTCCAAGGCGCCAAGCAGGTGCTGGCCAGCCACCCCGACGCGGTGCTCGTCTTCCTCTCCCCACCCTCGTTCGAGGCGCTTCGGGAGCGGCTCTACCGTCGAGGCACGGACAGCCCGGACAAGATCGCCCTCCGACTGCGCAAGGCCGAGGAGGAGCTTCGGGAGCGGCACCTCTTCCGCTACGAGATCGTCAACGACGACGTGGAGGTCGCTGCCATGAACCTCGTGCACATCGTCCACGCGGAGCGCTGCCGGATCCGTCCCGAACGAAGCGGCGAGCGGACGTGA
- the hisH gene encoding imidazole glycerol phosphate synthase subunit HisH, translated as MKRPRVVVLDYGSGNLRSAERALARVGADVEVTGDYDAAMEADGLVVPGVGAFAACMAGLRRVRGAQLIGRRLAGSRPVLGICVGMQILFERGIEHGEETEGCGEWPGVVERLRAPIVPHMGWNVVEAPDDSALFAGVSQERFYFVHSYAVRQWLLEGSGHFRTPLVTWTPYGGDRFVSAVENGPLWATQFHPEKSGDAGAQVLKNWLTTLR; from the coding sequence ATGAAGCGACCACGGGTCGTGGTCCTCGACTACGGATCGGGGAACCTCCGGTCTGCTGAACGCGCGTTGGCTCGGGTCGGTGCGGACGTCGAGGTCACCGGCGACTACGACGCGGCGATGGAGGCCGACGGACTGGTGGTTCCCGGCGTGGGCGCCTTCGCCGCTTGCATGGCCGGCCTGCGGCGGGTGCGGGGTGCCCAGTTGATCGGACGCCGGCTCGCCGGTTCCCGACCGGTGCTTGGCATCTGCGTGGGGATGCAGATCCTCTTCGAACGAGGAATCGAGCACGGGGAGGAGACCGAGGGCTGCGGCGAGTGGCCGGGCGTCGTCGAGCGTCTGCGCGCGCCCATCGTGCCCCACATGGGGTGGAATGTCGTGGAGGCGCCGGACGACTCCGCGCTCTTCGCGGGGGTGTCGCAGGAACGCTTCTACTTCGTCCACTCCTACGCCGTGCGCCAGTGGCTGCTCGAGGGAAGCGGGCACTTCCGTACACCCTTGGTGACCTGGACGCCGTACGGGGGCGACCGCTTCGTCTCCGCCGTGGAGAACGGCCCATTGTGGGCGACCCAGTTCCACCCGGAGAAGTCCGGCGACGCCGGCGCGCAGGTTCTGAAGAACTGGCTCACGACTCTCCGCTGA
- the hisB gene encoding imidazoleglycerol-phosphate dehydratase HisB — translation MSDRGARRARIERETKESKVIVELDLDGTGRVDVSTGVPFYDHMLDQLGRHALFDLTVRAQGDIDVDVHHTVEDTAIVLGQALRQALGDKRGIRRFADATVPLDEALVQVVVDVAGRPYCVHTGEPEGQAYAMIGGHFTGSLTRHILETLAFHAAICLHVRVLAGRDPHHIVEAQFKALARALRDAVALDPRETGVPSTKGVLGGEGRSDDLTA, via the coding sequence GTGAGTGACCGGGGAGCGCGGCGCGCTCGAATCGAGCGGGAAACCAAGGAAAGCAAGGTGATCGTCGAGCTCGATCTCGACGGCACCGGGCGGGTGGACGTGTCCACCGGTGTCCCGTTCTACGACCACATGCTCGACCAGCTTGGCCGCCACGCCTTGTTCGACCTCACCGTCCGCGCTCAAGGTGACATCGACGTCGACGTCCACCACACGGTGGAGGACACCGCGATCGTCCTCGGGCAGGCGTTGCGCCAGGCGCTCGGCGACAAGCGAGGGATCAGACGGTTCGCCGACGCGACCGTGCCACTCGACGAGGCCTTGGTCCAGGTCGTCGTCGACGTGGCGGGACGTCCCTACTGCGTCCACACCGGAGAGCCGGAGGGTCAGGCCTACGCGATGATCGGCGGCCACTTCACCGGTTCACTCACCCGGCACATCCTGGAGACGCTGGCGTTCCACGCTGCGATCTGTCTGCACGTTCGGGTGCTCGCGGGACGCGACCCCCACCACATCGTCGAGGCGCAGTTCAAAGCGCTCGCCCGCGCGCTACGGGACGCTGTGGCGCTCGATCCGAGGGAGACCGGCGTGCCCAGCACCAAGGGAGTCCTCGGGGGCGAGGGCAGATCCGACGACCTGACCGCGTAG
- a CDS encoding histidinol-phosphate transaminase, translating into MGQTLADLPLRDDLRDQEPYGAPQLDVAVRLNVNENPYPPSEAVVADIARSVAEAARGLNRYPDREALELRRALATYLGHGLTANNVWAANGSNEVMLQILQAFGGPGRVAMSFEPTYSMYPEYARDTNTTWLTVPRSDDFTIDPERAVREIVHHKPSVVFLASPNNPTGTSLPLEVIERICAVAPGMVVVDEAYAEFRREGTPSALTLLPSYPRLVVTRTMSKAFALAGGRLGYLAADPAVVDALRIVRLPYHLSAVSQAVALAALRHADELLARVDELRARRDQTVSWLRGLGLEAIDSDANFVLFGRFEDRHAVWKGLLDRGVLIRETGPDGWLRVSIGTFEEMTAFRAALREVLAL; encoded by the coding sequence ATGGGCCAGACACTCGCCGATCTTCCGCTGAGAGACGATCTGCGGGACCAAGAGCCGTACGGCGCGCCCCAGCTCGACGTGGCGGTTCGGCTCAACGTCAACGAGAACCCCTACCCGCCGTCGGAGGCGGTCGTCGCCGACATCGCGCGCTCGGTGGCCGAAGCGGCCCGCGGGCTCAACCGGTACCCCGACCGGGAGGCCCTCGAGCTGCGTCGCGCTCTCGCCACGTACCTCGGACACGGCCTCACCGCCAACAACGTCTGGGCGGCGAACGGCTCCAACGAGGTGATGCTGCAGATCCTTCAGGCGTTCGGCGGGCCCGGACGGGTGGCGATGTCCTTCGAGCCGACGTACTCGATGTATCCCGAGTACGCCCGGGACACGAACACCACCTGGCTCACCGTTCCCCGCTCCGACGACTTCACCATCGACCCCGAGCGCGCCGTGCGGGAGATCGTCCACCACAAGCCGTCGGTGGTCTTTCTCGCCTCGCCCAACAATCCCACGGGCACGTCGCTGCCGCTCGAGGTGATCGAACGGATCTGTGCCGTGGCGCCCGGCATGGTCGTCGTCGACGAGGCCTACGCCGAGTTCCGCCGGGAGGGCACGCCGAGCGCGCTGACGTTGCTGCCGTCGTACCCCCGTCTGGTGGTGACCCGGACCATGTCGAAGGCGTTCGCGCTCGCGGGCGGGCGCCTGGGCTACCTGGCCGCCGACCCCGCCGTGGTCGACGCCTTGCGGATCGTCCGGTTGCCGTACCACCTGTCGGCGGTGAGCCAGGCGGTGGCGCTCGCCGCCCTGCGGCACGCCGACGAGCTGCTGGCCCGTGTGGACGAGCTCCGCGCGCGTCGTGACCAGACGGTGAGCTGGCTGCGTGGCCTCGGCCTGGAGGCGATCGACTCCGACGCCAACTTCGTCCTCTTCGGTCGTTTCGAGGACCGGCACGCGGTCTGGAAGGGGCTGCTCGACCGGGGCGTGCTCATCCGGGAGACCGGCCCGGACGGCTGGCTGCGAGTCTCGATCGGTACGTTCGAGGAGATGACGGCGTTCCGGGCCGCGTTGCGGGAGGTGCTGGCGTTGTGA